The Diabrotica undecimpunctata isolate CICGRU chromosome 3, icDiaUnde3, whole genome shotgun sequence genome includes the window AAGAGGAGCTGCTACAAGAGGAGCTGCTGGAGCGACTAAAGCGTTGTACTGTCGAGCGAATACTTGAGAACTTTGTGCAGTGACGACTGCTGGACCTACAGCTGGGGCTACTGCTAGAGGAGCTGCAATGAAACTTGGATCGGGCTTGGCAACTGGGTTAGCCAGAACGGCAGAGGCAAGAGCTAAGATAACAacctgtaacaaaataaaaagttattagtCACGGGAGGTGCTAATACTAATAAAAATTATCCTTGATATACagtcaacattatttaacatagaaTAAACCTTTTCAGTAATAAAGGACGTTAGGTTATATCAATTCACATATACTAAACTGTACCAAACTAATGACTGTGTTGTTAGCTCAAATAAACACTGCTTTAGGTATAGCATATTGCAATTGTAATAACATATTGTAAGGACAAAACAAAAGAGGGTTTTTCCAAAgtaatctgaaatattttttgggcgattcgtcttttaattttaaGAGTAGAACTTCTTATAAACATGTGTAATAAGTTATTGTTAGTGATATACTCttttctccctctctctctctctctttatcAACTTTTATCCATTTACTCCTGAATGTAAGTCTGTCTCagttgcttccatctttctctggCGTACGCCAATCTCATCGACAGTTTATcagccactgctcttatgtcgtTTATAAATCTTTGTTGAGGTATCCTTGTGCTTCCCTTCCTATCTCTTGGTCTCTACTCCAGAGTTCTCCGTGTCCACCGTTATCATCGTATTTGGTTATGTGGCCGGCCACCACCATTCCATTTTTGCCACAAATTTATAGAAATGAAGCTGTTTTTCGGGATGTATGCCAATTTACCGAAAGTGGTCCATGTTAATtgctttcttctttttatttcagcGTCTTTATTTCGTTTTCCTAGGTAGCTTAGTTTGGTTTAATGACATGACCTAAGTATATAATAGTGTTCGACGTTTTCGATGGTATGTgattatattgtattatattagttcTCTGTTAGTGATATACAGatgattaaaagtttaaaatagaaattcgaatttttattttttagataaaaaaatgcTTGCAAacactttttttcaaattttatgaaTAATAGCTCTTtcgattttaaacttttaatcatCTGTGGCGACCATAAATAGCGACAAAACTTAGcacatatttttatttgaacttttTGAAGGCATAAAATTAAATGACTATTAATCAGAGGAATATTTCAAACTGTTTTGAAAGaccctgtatattatattatgttatatattGAAGAAAGATAACAAATGGCAAAAGCTACACGAATTAAATAGAAGTAACTTaatctgtttttatttattttaaataatagacACAGAAAACTGTTTAGAACTAGTTTACGGTGGAAGAGCAAACAAAAAATAGCAAAGAAACAATTGCAAGACCAATAACAATCTGGTAAATTGTCTGTAATTAAACGTAAAAAGCATTTAACAGCGGTTTCAACATCGAGAAATACATAAATTTAGGTACAACAAACAAGAAACTTCAAACTAATCATCGATTATGTGATTATGACAAAATACAAAGCTCAAGTTACAAGATGTTCGAGTATAATATAGAGGAAGCACATGTGGAAGTGATctataaaataatgtttaaagGGCGTAGCAGAAGAAGTGTTGGGCAAGTATGAAAACACAGCACAAAGAAAGCCCTATGGGTGGGATGAGGAAAtcgaagagaaaataaaaaacaaacgtGATAAATACTACAAATTTTGGAACGTAAAAATGGATCAAAGTAAAAACGAATACTAAACAGCTCAAAGAGCTGGAAAGTACTTAAATCTCTtcgaaaaaactaaaaaatcatcATAGCCTACGTGAATGGGACTTTACTTTGACTTTACTAATGGGAACACTTTGAAAAACTACTGACGGAGGAATGGACAGAATATCTACAAACACCACAAAATACACTCTTATGTACAAGTAAATACAATAGCATCCCCACTTTTGATTGACAGGAGAGAAATAAAACAAGTATTTCAAATGATTGTTGAACATCGGAAAATCATCAGGTTTAGGTAAGATCCCACCAGAACTACTAAAATACGGAACCGACAAAAATGTAGTGTCTAAACAAATCCTGATATTTTAACCTAGAGTGCACAAAAAAAGGTGGCGACCAAGAAAAATTCAGTCAGAAAACGAGAAACTGATTTAGAAGAAGGTAATTTCATATACATAAAACAGCAGCGATTGGATATCTGACGAAGACGTAAAAGTTATAAAATTGAACAAAAGGAGATCAAAGAAAACAGGAAATTGATTTAGTACAAGAATAAAAGAACTCTCCTTGTCTAATAATAATATATGCAGTATTTGAGATTTCTTTTATTAGTCTTTAAACTTTATACTTTTGTAAAGTTAACGAAAAAAGAATCTTATGTATTTATAAAGTAGAAAACtttcaaagaaaaaatatatatcgtttGGATTAATTTTATCAGAATTTTAACAGAAAAATATATCAATCTATATTTACTTACGTATTGAAACATTTTTGATCGTTGGATGATTTGTGATATACCTTATCAATTAAATTcagctttttatatttctttacgTGATTGCAATCCCTCCTTACTAAGTGTACATTTTAGGTCAATTTGGCAATTTCGTTAGTAACCAAAATTAATATGCAGACAAGCATTTGGTTTGACGATCTGTTTGTAATCACTTAGCTACTATACATTTGCACATATTTTGGTTAATCAGAGGCCGCGTGCGGAAAACTGTGTCGTTATCTCATTTGAAAATTACTTTTCCAAAATTGAAAGATTTTttctacaaatattttaaaaagtgtctCTTATTCATAAATTTATCGGTATCAATATGGTAAATTATTTAAGAGTTTTCAATTTTCATTAATTTCCATACAAATTAGTATACAATGCACTAATTGTGCAGTATTATAGTTGATCAAGGGTTGTATCACTTGAGGCAAACTCAAAATTTTTCAATAAGATTCTTTATTCATATAGGACATGACTCAAAATTTGATTAATTCATATTAAAGTATTTTACTGTTATACTTAAATTAGAACAAAATACCATTTGCGTATTCTTGAGCTCCATGTTCGTGAAGACACGTATGGAATAGGTTAAAAGTAATCATCAGAAGGAAACTAGTAATGGTCACAAATAAATTAACCCATATCTATATACGCTGAACAAGCCCAATGTCACCATTCCTTACAAATTCTACATTGTATCCAACTATCATCAAAGGACCATTCACATCTTGGGGGTATAGTTAGATAGATAGGTTCAATGGGGTGGCTTTTGGCCTATTTAACTGCTACTTTTTCAGACCCATTGTGGTCATCTAGCTCTAGATTACATTCTCCAGTCTGGCCCTTTTTAAAAGGTCTAATAATTTCGAGACTAAAACTTTCACGTAGCTCTTTGCCGGTGGCTTTTCTTcgcctaatgcaaagaaccgcacatatattaaacaagatattggcAATAACTCATAACCCATCTAATAGAAAGTATTTCTATATAATAATCTCAATAGCTTTTCCTTTAACTAAATACAGGAAACCACTAATTTAGTTTATTAGCAAAcaaaaagaattattaaaaatccTCCTAACGGTGCAACACCTGGTATGGTGCAATGGAATGTATTAACACAATTAACTATGgaatgaatttaaaaaccaagttaacaAAATCTCCAGAAACAATGTATAGAAgtaacttcatcatcatcatcattatcatcacgtagcgctacaaccctggatgttatctctccatcgcattctgggacgtccgagtggtcttttgcctgtgggaatctcttcccttaccagttttacaagtctatcgttatgcagtctgtgcacgtgacctgcccatcttagtcgctgtgatttaatttcttggacaatatcggcgtcattgtagagtgcttttaattcgatattggttctgatcttatactggtttgtggtgatgtcatggcgaggtccaaaaatttttctaagtatttttcgttcaaagcgtctgagcttttcttcgtttgctttggtcatggtccacgtttcgcatccgtatgttattacaggtctgacgatggatttatagattttgatctttgaacttcttgtaagattttttgattttatgagcttatcgagtacgaatagacagcggtttgcagattggattctgtcttttatttcttcagtaacatcgttgtcagctttggttacggcccccagatacttaaaacgttgtactctttcaaaattgaaggtgttgatcgtcacattttgtcctattttgtatcttcgtgtcgttctatttatacacatatatttcgtcttctcttcattaagcttcagccctacttcacttgttgctccttccaccttgttgaagatgtcttttgtgtataggatggagtctccaacgagatctatgtcatctgcatatgcaagtaatagcttgggaccttgaaccgatagcaattctgtttttatttcggccgacctcatggctttctctaatacaaggttaaagtttaaaaatttacaagtactttagatattccaccctccatacagactttggtcatccgaatgagtttctttggtattgagagctccgccatggcattccatacttggcttctttctacgctatcatatgcctgtcgaaagtctataaaaagattgtgtatgggtctgttatactcccaacccttttctagaagttgtcCCAGCAtgaatagttgatctattgttgatctgtttgccctaaaaccggcttgatattcgcctaggacattttcagcataGGGGATTAGTCTATtaagaatgatgtttgagagggttttatatgccgtgtttaggagtgaaattcctctataattcgcgcattttgttgtgtccccttttttgtggatggacactattatgttttccttcCATCGTGCTGGTATCCTTTCTGCTAACCATATGTGCGTTATTATCTGGTGGATTTGGCTATGTAGTGCGTCTCCGccatatttcagaagttctgctggtatatCGTCCGTACCCGGCGCTTTGTGATTTTTCAGCTTATTTAAGGccttttgggtttcttcaatGGAGGGATTTTTGACGGGCATGTCCGCAGTGATATAGATCTCTTCTTTGTGCCGTTCTTTCTGTATGATGTTTAGAAGGTccctaaaatactctttccattctTCAGTTACTTCTTTACCGTCGATTATCATACGGCCTTGATTGTCTCTCAGAGTATGGATGAAATTGGTTCTGTGTCCTCTTTTCTCAGAGGAAATTGCTTTATAGAATTCTCTGGAGCCTGGTTTGGGCTGGTCTGTCTCCATaccttcatatttttgttgttcatagtttcttttctttgtgcgtattatttttcttgtttcttttcgaCAGTCGTCATATTCCTTTTTACTTTGGTCTGTTTGCAGTTGTATCCAAGTCGTCCTTTTCTGTTTGTCTTTTTTCCAGCTGTTTCCGACATTCCTCGTCATACCCTCTCTTCTGCCTACTCCTTTCAAAGATCTTGTCCGCTGTCTTGGTTATTATTTCGGCAGTCGTTTCTCATAGCTTTTTTATATCATTGTATTCTCTTTCAGAGTTCAAGATTTGTTCAAGTTGTTCTCTATAGTTTTGTTGTTTCTCTGTATTGTGCATTTCGTCCATGTTCCATTGTGGgtttattgttgttttattgtatttgtggCTAGATATTCTGGCTTTGACTTTTGCTCTGACTAAGTAATGATCTGTGTCTCCATCTATTCCTCTCAGGCTTCTTACGTCTATAACATTCTTCCCATGACCAGCATCTAAAATGATGTGGTCAATTTAGTTGCGCGTAATATAGTCGTTTGAGACCCAGGTTTGCTTATGGATGTCTTAAGCCATTGTCGTTGGATATATTGTGGAGGCTGTGTTTACCTATTGTGGGGTATAGGCTAGGCTCTTTGCCTATTTTAGCAAAGTCCCCGCAGAGTATGCGCATATCTTGTTTGGGCATCGTATCTATTTCTCTTTCTAGGGCATCGTAGAAGTCATCCTTGATATCTTTTATCCAGTTGCTCCACAGCATTTATCCATCCAGCTGTACAGGTCAGCAGCTCCAGGTCTGTACCAACTTTGGACATTCCAAGTTCCGATATTCATAGTCCTTTTACGTTGCATTTGTCGTTTTTGTGTTTATCTGTCCGGTTCCGAGGCAAAGTTGCAGTTTTCATAACTAGTTTCTTTTTCCGACGGTGGGTAGTTAACCCTTCGCtcaaccctcctcttttatccgggcttgggaccgacTGCAGTAGGGTGATTTccgagctactcaatccacccgtTCCTCACCCTACCCCAGGCAGAGTTATAGAAGtaacttaatgaagaaaaataaatgaatgaCAGAAGACAGAAATTGATGGAACAGCGTCGTCTTATAAAAACGAATGAACAAAGTATAGACATCTACAGAAAAGAATTAAAAGGGAGATAcaattagccaaagaaaaatggatgagacAAAGGTAAGACGAAATGGAGGATGTGATATCTAGACACGACTTATTTAATGTACACAAAATAGTAAAACAAATAgccacatatttaaaaatcaagtTCCCTCTGTACTAGTtgacaataaaaacaaaattattgtacATAAAAACGAAATAAGAACAGAATGGCCattgtatatatcagagttgtttgaagatgttAGAAATAATATTACCGAATTCTACCAAAATTGTACTGACGGCCCAGTATTTATGAAATCAGAGGTCGctataaaaaatgctaaaatTAGGAAAACTTGTGatccagatgatacaccaactgagttgctgatGCTAATACACGAAGATAACATAAAAATagtagtaaaactttttaatgcaATATATAACTCTGGAATGATTCCCAGAGACTGGCTCAAGTAACTAACGCAGATAATGAACAACTTATTTTATCCCAGATGTTCAGCATATtgcaaaatcttcaacaaaaatCTTAAACTGAAAACAGAATATGTTTTAATTGCGGAAGAATAttatatttgcaaaataattgccGAAGCCGATCTCAGGAAAGGAAAGAAGAACCAAAAAATGAGGCCAGAAGCTCTTAGATCTACATCCAGAGTCTACATAGTCCAACTAGAAATACTAGTAGATAGGGATCTTTAAGAAATAGATTTCCAATAACTGGCCACAGAACAGAAAGAAATGCTCTGGAATCTGAAGCTACTTATTTGAAGGAGCAACTAACGATTAGTGAAAATAAAACTGAATAGTTCAGAGAACAGATGTCAATTTTGCAGaattattaattacaaaaattctAAGATGCTTAGAATAAATTACAGGTTCAAAGCAAGTATCAGCTTGAAGAAAAAAGAATGTAACCCACGAAGTTAGTCTTCGGATAATCACTGTTaaacaggaagaaaataatgctcagacttccctggaaaactttaaaaagtcaaTAGAAAACTCatacgagaatggcttaaaaatggagtaagacctatttgggaagaaataaccaaatataGTGAAACTATAAAGGCGTACTGGGTTCAGTGGGAATGCTCAACAAGTGTTACTGTCAAAATCACACATTAACAGTGCGGCGTTGCAAGAGCTTCTAGCAGCCTTTCTGGAAGACATTTTGGTGTCAAAAGAACACTGGCCAGAGTTTGAGGCAGATTTTACtggattaattattattaattaattaacaatactgtaacgataagactaccaaagagaattgaagtactattgtaaaaataatacctcaatcaaccatgggagcttatcgtctataccttgcctagctcagtatgtCAAGGGTGAGtttgtcttgtcttaaactagggattgaacctgagttctcagttgatagcaaataagacaaattttaacaaaacatatttatttaaatgaataaaaaaacaataaaaaaccttgccaaagcttaacagttaataagtgttacttattgcttggatgggctgcttgtgtgttctagctgttgggtcctccaattagaatttgtggcttctggagagctgcagtcacacgtggctgtatgtcctgaccaatTGTTGAAATCCAAATAAGGTGGTTGATATAaagccaataaaaccaataaagttttgatatgtccaataaaatgtccaataaaccaataaactgtccaataaaccaataaactaaaagatacggaacaacttgcattagaaacacatcaaaaagaaaggtttaacttccttgccatcttacaaaattatacttaaacaaatagcatatggcaaggataaaatgaaatatgattgttactacttagttaaattctattaaagagtcctaatgcatatatcagaaaaaaaatgtgctttcgaaagaaagttacattggaaatgcggtcagaattatagaataaatatcacaatgaaagtacttaccccaagagaatttgtagaccataaaaatgagtcttataataatttttgccttcttttataaatttcaaaaagaggcaaaaaataatcccactacagaaagtgggagactgaatgaagttagcacagatgtcataggatgttgctatagatatcatgaaactagtttgtctgtcaacacggaacagaatagtctgccgaacaaaagagagagggcgaatatttattctactggacagaaagagagagaaaataaagacagagaaagaaaagaaaaaacatagggcgccaactacttttataaataaaaaatagtaaaaattaaactgaagataaagaaattaataaataaataaacaaattaaaatgaaataattattaaaatataaattaataaagatgtgacgtttataacgttacaatactgttgtggcgaagcttaatcatgtGTTGTATATGgataatttgaaattaatggcttccactcgaaatcacTTAGATCAGACgctaaaaactgtaaaaaatttatcaaatgatatcagtatgaattttggactagacaagtgccgtatactaaatatagtcagaggaaaggttcagctcggaggtttcgatatgcaagatggccaaaacatcgaggcaatgggtgaaaatgatatgtacaaatatctcggagtaaagcaagcgcggaaaattgaccataaacaaatgaaaactaaaCTAACTTCGGAGTTTGTGCGAATCGTAAGACAACTAAAtgggtcatatcttaatagtaaaaatttgtttaaaacattaaatacgtacgcctgttccgcgccaAGCTACTCATTTAGTATTATAAAggggtcaaaaacggatatagagggtcttcagcggaaagtaagaacacttctcacaaaggcgcaaaaacagcatccacgcagtgcagtggagagaacaacattaccgcggtaacAAGGGGAAAGAGGGCTTTTGGACATAGGTgagttgctaatttaagaacttatttttaggtagaggctgagacatctactttacatcgggtaatttgcgcagtagatgatacaacgccgagaacaagaaatgcgcataaaccacctgtctaagcaagaaaaaatgcgcacctggatgagtaaacctctgcatgggcgacatctcaatgagatcagccaagaatatgtcgacaatacagcgtcgaactattgctTGACATCAGGAAGGATGTTTCCCTGCACtaagggtttcctacttgccattcaggactaggttattccaactaaaaattacctgaactatattgttaaagatccataagtccaaaatgacaaacatactcaagaaaccatccaacatcttaccggtggctgccaggcatttatcggtactgattataaacaAGGCCATGACTTAGCAGGAAAGATTATCCAcgaagaactagctgacaaactttGACTtttccaaaccgaccatcttccttattatcaatacgtccctgacaaaatgcttgaaaatgacaactacaagctatactgggaccgcactgtgctcacaaactaaccagtggcacataatagaccggatcttatagttaataaacttaatgggcaaacaacacttattgatgtggcgatacccaataCCAATAATTTACGagttaaatacaacaaaaagatcgccaagtacagagatctagaaatacaaatcaggagacaatggaaaatggaaagtacccagacggtacctattattatatctattattgGTATTATTTCCAAAAGCCACCCacagaacataaaacagctgggtcttaatgaacatctctataaggccatgcagaaagctgaaCTCCTCGTGatgtccagatgtgtacgaaaaatTTTGGGATATACTGCAGCAGTCACCAAAGGCTCGATAACACGAAAAGATCCCctccagagctcaatcctttccataccgtaggtatctgggatgagtgaattttccccttagagggagtgtgagctgtatggctaaatctggatataataatttttatttaggaAGCTTgcattataatattaattacaagaaataaaaatcataccaaatactaaataaacataaaaactcgCTGAAGTAGAGTTACCATAAAAGTAGCACCCCTTATGTGTGTGCCTTAAAAATCTatttaaacaaagaaatatttaacaaatgaatAACTCTAAATAGTTACATATGCGCACTtacaaaaatacattaattttaattttacacaaATGTGAGTACATGATATTACCTGCAGTAAATTCAAGAAATGTTGTAGTTGGCAATAAAAGTTttttagatatttattatttatactgtcCATTAATCAGTTTTTCATTGAATTGTGTTGTTTTTTTCCAATCCAttgtttaatttcatatttatagGTATCTATGTTTTTTATACTTTGTAATTTGTAAATTCTCCGATAGACAAATGCGACTTATGTCACGGTAGAAAAGGCCCCAGaacaagaagtcgtggtaaaatgACACAATATCTTTTCAAAAAGCCTTTTGAATGACTTTCAGTGAATATTTTCGGTCCACTTCCGATGACAGAGAGACGaaacaagtacttaatggtcgcaatggattattttaaaaatggccTGATATTGCATCCTTTCCCAATCAAAAAGCGACTATAGTAACAGAAGCGTTCATAACACACGTCGTATTAAGACATGGACTTCCTTTcgagttacattctgatcaaggacaaaattttgaatcagaattatggcaagaattaatgaaaatttTGAGTATTAAGAAAACTCACTATGCCTCTCCATCCGTAATCAGACGGAATGGTtgaaagacataatagaactaTTTGTCAATAGCTTTCAATGTTTGTGCTAATAATCAAAACAATTGGGATACCTTAATTGGGTGATCATACAACTTTCGAaagaggtgacccagtatggttatacaatccaACACGTAAGAAAAGACTTTAGTCGAAACTTCAACGAAACTAGGAAGGCCCGTACACCATCCTACAGAAAATAAACGATCAGCCGCATCCGCAACTACCGCATCCAGTTTTCAGTTAGAAGGAAATCCAAGGTATATAATATCGAGAGATTAACTATATATTTCGTGAGATTTATTTCATATATAAAAATTCCCTTGGCGAAAAAGTAGAAGTATTAAATTAATGTGGAATGATCGAGACGCCATCGAAAAATCCCGAAATGTCTAGTAATGTCTTTAATGTCAGAAAATGTATATTAACACGAGAAGTTGGCAGTTTAAGTAACAGTCGCATTTTGAGGTGTAACAATATGTTTGTCAGAGTTTTCATAGTTCATTCTGATATGTTATGATATTATTGTCTTTTGTTAACTTTGAGTTACTTTTCCTGAAGgtgttatttctttgagttttttatGGAAGTTGAAAGAATCATGTTTCGTCAAGTGATCTCCCTTTTTAACTCgtttatttatttccttttattctctttcatcattcttcaattttttttcttcttcaatcATGTTTATAATTTTCCCTATCATATAACTGCTCTTTGCTTGTATTATTTTGTAACCTAGAACGTTTAGAAAAATACTATACAAAAGTCTTATGTgtagtattgttacgataaatatgactcatacctaaactgtaaacatatttttctaacaagtatttttttagttctgttcgtgttaaagtcccaactttcgatggaaaatcttCACGGAACAACtaatgaaacagttcgaatcagctgcaagagcgaatggatggtctgaaaagttagccatgccaaagttggagcgCCGcgaattagattggagggttatccgaagtatggtgaaggagatctttaaagacaccgaagtccaggtgttagtctgttgcaatccgcataatTACTGGTGcagagagaaaaccgtcccttgtaatttttatacaactgaaagttgtaaaagaaggtccagttgccgataccagcataccgttccagttccagtcccgacaaggttccaggaggaaccatttTTAAGAGGGgacaatgttacgataaatatgactcatacctaaactgtaaacatatttttctaacaagtatttttttAGTAGGGTCCCCTCCGATAAAACCTGTCTGGGTTCCATGGCGTTCGAGAACGTTCAGCAAGGGTCACCGGCCGAATTCTAGGGAACTCCAGAATAAcgattattaaatatatatagaggaaatttttattgtaaacagTCAGTCTAGAAAGAATAATTGTATCAAGTCGAGTTTGGACTGTAACGTGGGAAATAAATGTAGTATATAAATTAGAATATTGTaaatagtgtaaaataaattaaataaagactctaataaactaagtgttagaacattttataattaataaagttattaaattagatttataaaaatagttcagTATTTTTGATTTTTCCCATTGTTCTTCCACGCttcctttttcattttttgttaacATTGAGTCCTGATTTTCtagttccttttctaatttttctttagttttatttaaataattattaatttcatttattataatgatacgatatatatgtatattataatacctaattataatagttttattttagtttaattaaataaatttttttttaataattttgttctttttatctatattatattcaatGTATTTTGTATACCTATAGATCATtttatctttgaacataaagttACTAATTAGTGGGTTGGTCAGTGCCAATATCAACTCCAGGGTAAGCGGCGGGAATTTTTAgagtcgagctgatacaaattttattaaacattgat containing:
- the LOC140435836 gene encoding uncharacterized protein — translated: MFQYVVILALASAVLANPVAKPDPSFIAAPLAVAPAVGPAVVTAQSSQVFARQYNALVAPAAPLVAAPLVAAAPVATAPYVAAPAAPLLASYRVAAPYLSAPAYL